One genomic region from Nostoc sphaeroides encodes:
- the gatC gene encoding Asp-tRNA(Asn)/Glu-tRNA(Gln) amidotransferase subunit GatC codes for MIDQQQVHKVANLARLELTPEEEEQFTTQLGSILDYIQQLDELDVSNVPPTTRAIDVSNITREDKLQPYPDRESILNSAPEQEGEFFKVPKILNAE; via the coding sequence ATGATTGACCAACAACAAGTTCATAAAGTAGCTAATCTTGCTCGTTTAGAATTGACTCCAGAAGAAGAGGAACAATTCACTACCCAGTTAGGAAGTATTCTGGATTATATTCAACAGTTGGATGAACTTGATGTTAGTAATGTGCCCCCAACAACGCGGGCAATTGATGTCAGCAACATCACACGAGAGGATAAATTGCAACCCTATCCTGACCGAGAAAGCATCCTTAACAGTGCGCCTGAACAGGAAGGCGAATTTTTCAAAGTACCAAAAATCCTCAACGCTGAATAG
- a CDS encoding SOS response-associated peptidase, which translates to MCGRFTLNQSAEALAQVFHVVEPVLDLAAGYNIAPTQMVATVLENPESEKREFKQLYWGLIPSWAKDAGIGAKLINARAETVAEKPSFRSAFKHRRCLVIADGFYEWQRQQGKKQPFYFRLQDGQPFAFAGLWEKWRSPANEEIISCTILTTAANELLQPIHERMPVILEPEDYDLWLDSQVQTPQTLQQLLRPYPAPAMTAYPVSTLVNNSRHNSPECIIPLSEKNAPTNQLN; encoded by the coding sequence ATGTGTGGAAGATTTACTCTAAATCAGTCAGCAGAAGCTTTAGCTCAAGTTTTCCATGTCGTCGAGCCAGTTCTGGATTTAGCAGCCGGATATAACATTGCACCGACGCAAATGGTGGCAACAGTGTTAGAAAATCCCGAAAGCGAAAAGCGTGAATTTAAGCAGTTGTATTGGGGATTAATTCCCTCATGGGCGAAAGATGCAGGGATAGGGGCAAAGCTGATTAACGCTAGGGCTGAAACTGTTGCCGAAAAGCCTTCTTTTCGTTCGGCTTTTAAGCATCGACGTTGTTTAGTGATAGCTGATGGCTTTTATGAGTGGCAACGGCAACAAGGCAAAAAGCAGCCATTTTATTTTCGCCTTCAAGATGGGCAACCCTTCGCCTTTGCAGGTTTATGGGAGAAATGGCGTTCGCCTGCTAACGAAGAAATAATCTCTTGTACAATTTTGACAACGGCAGCTAACGAATTACTCCAACCTATCCACGAGCGGATGCCAGTGATTCTAGAGCCAGAAGATTACGATTTATGGCTAGATTCCCAAGTGCAAACGCCCCAAACCCTACAGCAGCTGTTGCGTCCCTATCCAGCCCCAGCAATGACTGCGTATCCAGTTAGCACCTTGGTAAACAACTCTCGGCATAATAGTCCAGAGTGCATCATCCCACTCAGTGAGAAGAATGCCCCCACAAATCAGTTAAATTAG
- a CDS encoding M50 family metallopeptidase: protein MRESSKNFEPLLTKEAPAVVERMGLTWLIAAAIATALLWQIPAGDYILYPFTILATWFHEMGHGLMALLLGGQFQKLQIFSNGSGVATYGIQSSLGPIGPAIVAAAGPMGPPLAGAGLILASRSFTAATLSLKILGSFLLFSALIWVRSSFGLVAIPLLGFIILGIALKAPRWAQGFVIQFLGVQACVSTYHQLDYLFSSSAGPLGLSDTAQMQRYLLLPYWFWGGLMAIASLVILVQSLRVAYRSE from the coding sequence ATGAGGGAATCAAGTAAAAATTTTGAACCCTTGCTTACCAAAGAAGCCCCAGCAGTTGTTGAACGCATGGGGCTAACTTGGCTAATTGCAGCAGCGATCGCAACTGCTTTACTGTGGCAAATACCAGCAGGGGATTATATTTTATACCCATTTACGATCCTGGCAACTTGGTTTCATGAAATGGGTCACGGCTTAATGGCACTCCTTTTAGGGGGACAGTTTCAGAAATTGCAGATTTTTAGCAATGGTTCCGGTGTCGCAACCTATGGCATTCAGTCGTCATTGGGGCCAATTGGCCCGGCAATAGTCGCAGCCGCAGGCCCAATGGGCCCGCCTCTTGCCGGTGCAGGTTTGATTCTGGCTTCCCGCAGTTTTACAGCAGCAACTCTGAGTTTGAAAATATTAGGGAGTTTTTTGCTATTTTCCGCATTAATTTGGGTACGTTCCTCGTTTGGATTGGTGGCAATTCCCTTACTAGGTTTCATAATCTTGGGTATTGCCCTGAAAGCACCTCGTTGGGCACAAGGGTTTGTCATTCAATTTCTGGGTGTACAAGCTTGTGTGAGTACGTACCATCAACTTGATTATCTATTTAGTAGTTCTGCTGGCCCCCTTGGACTTTCTGATACAGCGCAAATGCAGCGATATTTGCTTTTACCTTACTGGTTTTGGGGTGGGTTAATGGCGATCGCATCTCTGGTGATTTTAGTCCAAAGTCTCCGCGTTGCCTATCGTTCAGAATGA
- a CDS encoding FHA domain-containing protein — protein MIVCPNCNHPNPDGAVQCEACYTPLPATTNCPSCGATVQADAAFCGQCGYNLHSAGVPHVHAATVATTVTPDVPVEVPPLVPPDPLLEPLQPDALEMGGSTNSHPPESSLPATEVAAPPVALPEVSVAESSPPEPAPALEAQPVVSIQTIPTPPPLEPAPAPEAEVQEPAAPAPTATVAKTQLQQVTARLIHVQTDRLIELPQNLSVIHIGKPNDRIPPDIDVSGFPNSEVVSRIHADIRVEGDAHYVEDVGSSNGTYINNLPLLPGNRHRLRPGDRISLGKGDLMTFLFQLA, from the coding sequence ATGATCGTCTGCCCGAATTGCAATCATCCAAACCCTGATGGCGCTGTCCAGTGTGAAGCTTGCTATACACCCTTACCCGCGACTACTAACTGTCCCAGTTGTGGGGCAACTGTGCAGGCAGATGCTGCATTCTGCGGTCAGTGTGGCTATAATCTTCACTCCGCAGGAGTTCCACACGTTCACGCGGCAACAGTAGCTACAACAGTTACTCCCGATGTTCCTGTAGAAGTACCGCCATTAGTTCCACCCGATCCACTGTTAGAACCTTTACAACCAGATGCTTTGGAAATGGGCGGATCTACTAACTCCCATCCCCCTGAATCATCTTTACCAGCAACAGAGGTGGCAGCTCCCCCAGTCGCTTTGCCAGAGGTATCTGTGGCAGAAAGCAGCCCTCCAGAACCAGCGCCAGCCTTAGAAGCTCAACCCGTAGTCTCTATACAAACTATTCCTACTCCACCACCGTTGGAACCAGCGCCAGCCCCTGAAGCCGAAGTACAGGAGCCAGCCGCACCAGCACCAACTGCAACTGTTGCCAAAACGCAATTGCAGCAGGTTACAGCGCGGTTAATCCACGTTCAAACTGATCGGTTAATTGAATTGCCACAAAATCTCTCTGTGATTCATATCGGCAAGCCCAATGACCGGATTCCCCCAGATATAGATGTTTCAGGATTTCCCAATTCAGAAGTTGTCTCGCGGATTCATGCAGATATTCGCGTTGAGGGAGATGCTCATTATGTAGAGGATGTAGGAAGTTCTAATGGCACTTACATTAATAATTTGCCACTTTTACCGGGGAATCGTCATCGCTTAAGACCAGGCGATCGCATCAGCTTGGGTAAAGGAGACTTAATGACATTCCTCTTTCAACTTGCTTAA
- the pgl gene encoding 6-phosphogluconolactonase, with the protein MNKTVEVLPDQPALVARALELILSKLETAIEQQGRFSIALSGGSTPKPLYEAIANQKLPWDKIHIFWGDERYVPPDHPDSNELMTRRAWLDRVDIPAANIHPVPTLEAKPELAAAKYEQQLKEFFNSSGVEFPSLDVVLLGMGDDAHTASLFPHTEALKVRDRLVTVGNKDGNPRISFTYPFINAANSVIFLVAGANKRPALAQVFAPVADDFTYPSRLIQPQGELWWLLDAAAGLELQH; encoded by the coding sequence ATGAACAAAACCGTTGAAGTTCTACCGGATCAGCCGGCGCTGGTTGCACGAGCGCTAGAATTAATTCTGTCGAAGTTAGAAACTGCCATTGAGCAACAGGGGCGGTTTAGCATCGCCTTATCTGGGGGTAGTACACCTAAACCGTTATACGAAGCGATCGCTAATCAAAAACTGCCTTGGGATAAAATTCATATATTCTGGGGGGATGAGCGTTACGTACCACCAGATCACCCCGATAGCAATGAACTGATGACGCGTCGGGCGTGGCTAGATCGTGTTGATATCCCAGCAGCTAACATTCACCCCGTACCAACCTTAGAAGCCAAGCCAGAACTGGCTGCTGCTAAGTATGAACAACAGCTTAAAGAATTTTTCAATTCTTCTGGGGTGGAGTTTCCCTCGTTGGATGTAGTATTGTTAGGAATGGGTGATGATGCACATACCGCATCTTTGTTTCCCCACACAGAGGCTCTCAAAGTACGCGATCGCCTAGTTACGGTGGGTAACAAAGACGGAAACCCCAGGATAAGTTTCACATACCCCTTCATCAACGCTGCGAACAGTGTGATTTTTCTAGTTGCTGGTGCTAATAAACGACCAGCTTTAGCGCAAGTCTTTGCACCTGTAGCAGATGACTTTACTTACCCATCCCGCTTAATTCAGCCCCAAGGAGAACTTTGGTGGCTGCTAGATGCGGCAGCAGGTTTGGAACTCCAACATTAA
- a CDS encoding DUF433 domain-containing protein: MDIQKVLCDRLIISSDPDIMSGTPVFVGTRVPLQTFFDYLEGEAGLTEFLEDFPHLQTQVLQVLEVIAKAMLNQEQITYAHSA, translated from the coding sequence ATGGATATTCAAAAAGTTCTATGCGATCGCCTAATTATTTCCTCTGATCCAGATATTATGAGTGGTACTCCTGTGTTTGTTGGAACGCGAGTTCCATTGCAGACTTTTTTCGACTATCTAGAAGGTGAAGCAGGTTTAACCGAATTCTTAGAAGATTTTCCACATTTGCAAACTCAGGTGTTACAAGTTTTGGAGGTGATTGCAAAAGCAATGCTGAATCAGGAGCAAATTACTTATGCTCATTCTGCTTGA
- a CDS encoding Rpn family recombination-promoting nuclease/putative transposase translates to MRRDSIFYKLFQQSPNLLFELVANPPTNADSYRFDSVAVKEPKFEIDGVFLPPESDGAGVVYFCEVQFQKDEQLYERVWAESSLYFYRNRARFSDWQTVIIYPSRSIEQSDIHPHRSLLNGGQVHRVYLDELGDIRQLPIWVALMVLTTVDEEQAPEEARYLLTRTTQEMLSPSNRAIIELITTIMVYRFEQLTQAEVESMLGITLKETRVYREIKEEGREEATANLILRQLTKRFGELSEEIRSSISGLPLPVLEDLGEALLDFTSLADLQVWLEAL, encoded by the coding sequence ATGCGTCGAGACTCAATATTTTACAAACTGTTTCAACAGTCTCCCAATTTGCTGTTTGAACTAGTGGCAAATCCTCCAACTAATGCAGATAGTTATCGTTTTGATTCAGTCGCCGTCAAAGAACCTAAATTTGAAATTGACGGAGTATTTCTACCACCTGAAAGCGATGGTGCTGGAGTTGTATATTTTTGCGAGGTGCAGTTCCAGAAAGATGAACAACTTTATGAAAGAGTATGGGCTGAATCTTCGTTATATTTCTACCGCAACCGTGCCAGATTTAGCGACTGGCAAACAGTGATAATTTACCCGTCGCGCAGTATCGAACAAAGCGATATTCATCCTCATCGCTCATTACTGAACGGCGGACAAGTACATCGGGTGTATTTAGATGAATTAGGGGATATTCGTCAGTTACCTATATGGGTAGCGCTGATGGTACTAACTACAGTGGATGAAGAACAAGCACCAGAAGAAGCAAGGTACTTGTTAACAAGAACCACTCAAGAAATGCTATCACCATCGAATCGCGCCATAATTGAATTAATAACGACGATCATGGTGTATAGGTTTGAACAGTTAACTCAAGCGGAGGTAGAGTCTATGTTAGGAATTACGCTGAAGGAAACGCGAGTTTATCGAGAAATTAAGGAAGAAGGACGGGAGGAAGCAACAGCTAATCTTATTCTCCGGCAATTGACTAAGCGATTTGGCGAACTTTCTGAAGAAATACGCTCCTCAATTTCTGGTTTACCTTTGCCCGTGCTGGAAGATTTGGGTGAAGCACTGTTAGATTTTACTAGTTTGGCAGATTTACAGGTTTGGCTGGAAGCGCTATGA
- a CDS encoding photosystem I assembly protein Ycf3, whose product MPRTQKNDNFVDKSFTVMADIILKILPTNKKAKEAFVYYRDGMSAQAEGEYAEALEYYEEALTLEDDTNDRGYIFYNMGLIYASNGDHNKALELYHQAIELNPRMPQALNNIAVIYHYQGEKEKEAGDNEAGEALFDQAADYWIRAIRMAPNNYIEAQNWLKTTGRSQIDVFF is encoded by the coding sequence ATGCCAAGAACACAAAAGAACGATAATTTTGTTGACAAATCCTTTACAGTGATGGCGGATATCATCCTGAAGATCCTGCCAACCAACAAAAAAGCTAAAGAAGCGTTTGTTTATTATCGAGATGGCATGTCAGCCCAAGCAGAAGGGGAATATGCTGAAGCATTAGAATATTATGAAGAAGCTCTAACACTAGAGGATGATACCAACGATCGCGGCTATATTTTCTACAATATGGGGCTAATCTATGCGAGCAACGGCGACCACAACAAAGCTTTAGAACTGTATCACCAGGCAATTGAGTTAAACCCACGGATGCCCCAAGCCTTGAACAACATCGCCGTGATTTATCACTACCAAGGCGAAAAAGAGAAAGAAGCTGGAGATAACGAGGCTGGCGAAGCACTGTTTGACCAAGCCGCAGACTATTGGATTCGAGCTATTCGCATGGCTCCCAATAACTACATCGAAGCTCAAAACTGGCTAAAAACCACCGGGCGATCGCAAATTGACGTATTCTTTTAG
- a CDS encoding chlorophyll a/b-binding protein, with translation MRTNTAIIDDQGKLNNFAIEPKVYIDEQGDRTGFTPYAEMLNGRLAMIGFVSLIALEVFTGHGIVGILASL, from the coding sequence ATGCGTACAAACACTGCTATAATTGATGACCAAGGCAAACTGAACAACTTTGCGATCGAGCCAAAGGTTTATATAGATGAGCAAGGCGATCGCACTGGTTTCACTCCCTATGCAGAAATGCTCAATGGTCGTTTAGCAATGATTGGTTTTGTCTCTCTCATAGCATTAGAAGTATTCACAGGACACGGCATCGTTGGTATTTTGGCAAGTCTGTAA
- a CDS encoding thioredoxin family protein, which translates to MALTASTMLPIGTKAPDFNLPEVVSGKATSLSTFAGKKALLVMFICRHCPFVKHIQQELVQLGKDYFTSDLAIVAISANDAKNYPDDAPESLQAFATEQGFNFTLCYDESQETAKAYTAACTPDFFVFDDQRQLVYRGQLDDSRPSNGKPVTGADLRAAIEAVLADKPVTSDQKPSVGCNIKWKPGNQPSYFG; encoded by the coding sequence ATGGCTTTAACAGCTTCAACTATGTTGCCAATAGGCACAAAAGCACCAGATTTTAATCTACCGGAAGTAGTATCTGGAAAGGCAACTTCACTTTCCACCTTTGCAGGTAAAAAAGCGCTGTTGGTAATGTTTATTTGTCGGCATTGCCCATTTGTAAAGCACATTCAACAAGAATTAGTGCAGTTAGGAAAAGATTATTTTACAAGTGATTTAGCGATCGTTGCCATTAGTGCTAACGATGCAAAAAATTACCCAGATGATGCGCCAGAGTCGTTACAAGCATTTGCGACAGAACAAGGGTTTAATTTTACCTTATGCTACGACGAAAGTCAGGAAACGGCAAAGGCTTACACAGCAGCTTGCACACCTGATTTTTTTGTATTTGATGACCAACGGCAACTTGTTTATCGCGGACAATTAGACGATAGCCGCCCCAGTAATGGTAAACCTGTAACAGGCGCAGATTTACGCGCAGCCATTGAAGCAGTGCTGGCAGATAAACCCGTTACAAGCGACCAAAAGCCGAGTGTTGGTTGCAATATTAAATGGAAACCTGGAAACCAACCCAGTTATTTTGGTTGA
- a CDS encoding P-loop NTPase family protein → MVAQLETPSINSTLTLPYLVEGLVQVFTSSHRNFFTTVMAQALRIAGQGTPVLIVQFLKGGIRQGQDRPIQLGQNLDWIRCDLPRCIDTPHLDDTENQALQKLWQYTQQVVCESKYSLVVLDELSLAINFGLIPETEVLAFLAKRPPHVDIILTGPEMPKSLLDVADQITEIRRSYRP, encoded by the coding sequence ATGGTTGCCCAGCTAGAAACTCCAAGTATAAATTCAACACTTACCTTACCATATCTAGTTGAAGGGCTAGTGCAAGTTTTCACTAGTTCCCATCGAAACTTTTTTACAACTGTTATGGCTCAAGCACTGAGAATAGCTGGACAAGGAACTCCAGTATTAATAGTGCAGTTTCTCAAAGGAGGCATTCGTCAAGGACAGGATCGACCTATACAACTAGGACAAAATTTAGATTGGATTCGCTGTGATTTACCTCGTTGTATTGATACACCACATTTAGACGATACTGAAAATCAAGCTTTACAAAAACTGTGGCAGTATACACAGCAGGTAGTGTGTGAGAGTAAGTATTCTCTCGTTGTCTTAGATGAGTTAAGTTTAGCGATTAACTTTGGTTTAATTCCTGAAACGGAAGTTTTAGCGTTTCTGGCAAAGCGCCCTCCCCACGTCGATATTATTCTCACAGGGCCAGAGATGCCAAAATCTCTCTTGGATGTGGCAGATCAAATTACAGAAATCCGTCGGAGTTATCGACCTTAA
- the thyX gene encoding FAD-dependent thymidylate synthase: MHRFRVEVIAKTPNPQQVIYAAMHQDYTDGFVYDERDSWPSESQSGEVIVKRLLAGERGHYGPLEHPQIVFNCGYFPHSVMQQARTHRVGVSFDVQSFRYTGNQFIDVVEGKKDIEDVFYVRPVGYYTDRQGKKYHYSPEQRAADLQWCLEAAKRYKADFEGGMSEEHARGKVPFDYRQHFVVSFNLRSFLHFCDLRNKKDAQLEIQKLCEMMWPHFEDWAPAIAQWYEKQRLGKARLAP; this comes from the coding sequence ATGCATCGATTTCGAGTAGAGGTTATTGCCAAAACACCAAACCCGCAGCAGGTGATTTATGCCGCGATGCACCAAGACTATACCGATGGGTTCGTGTATGATGAGCGCGACTCTTGGCCCTCGGAGTCACAAAGCGGCGAAGTTATTGTTAAGCGACTTTTAGCCGGGGAGAGGGGACACTACGGGCCTCTAGAGCATCCCCAAATTGTTTTCAACTGTGGCTACTTTCCTCACAGTGTGATGCAGCAGGCCCGTACTCATCGTGTAGGAGTATCATTTGATGTTCAGTCATTTAGGTACACAGGCAACCAATTTATTGACGTAGTAGAAGGTAAGAAAGACATAGAAGATGTTTTTTACGTCCGTCCCGTTGGTTATTACACTGATAGACAAGGAAAAAAGTACCATTATTCACCAGAGCAACGAGCAGCAGATTTGCAGTGGTGTCTAGAAGCAGCTAAACGATATAAAGCTGATTTTGAGGGTGGAATGTCTGAAGAACATGCAAGAGGTAAAGTGCCTTTTGATTATCGCCAGCATTTTGTAGTTAGTTTCAATTTAAGGTCTTTCTTGCATTTTTGTGACCTGAGAAATAAGAAAGATGCCCAACTTGAAATTCAAAAGTTGTGTGAAATGATGTGGCCTCATTTTGAAGATTGGGCACCTGCGATCGCACAATGGTATGAAAAGCAGCGTCTAGGTAAGGCAAGATTAGCACCATAA
- a CDS encoding glutathione S-transferase family protein produces MGLGILKDGQWISRRDQEDSKGKFIRPSTTFRNHITADGSSGFKAEAGRYHLYISWACPWACRTAIIRQLKGLQDVIGLSVVAAEIDQNSWEFGDEPGCIPDTVNGTQYLWQLYLKADPNYSGRVTVPVLWDIQNGTIVNNESREIIRMFDTEFNAFAKQNINFYPEHLQKVIDETIDKIYQPINNGVYRAGFATTQSAYDEAVTELFTALDYWEKVLGNQRYLCGNQITEADWCMFTTLFRFDVVYYVHFKCNLRRIVDYPNLWNYLKELYQQPGVKETCNLDHIKRHYYRSHPQVNPTRIVPKGPLIDFDAPHNRDKIFT; encoded by the coding sequence ATGGGTTTGGGAATTCTTAAGGATGGTCAGTGGATATCTCGAAGGGATCAAGAAGACTCAAAAGGTAAATTTATCCGTCCATCAACTACTTTCCGTAACCACATTACAGCCGATGGTTCTAGTGGGTTCAAAGCTGAAGCAGGGCGTTATCATCTGTATATTTCTTGGGCTTGCCCTTGGGCGTGTCGCACTGCCATTATCCGCCAATTGAAAGGACTCCAAGATGTCATTGGGTTATCAGTCGTTGCCGCAGAAATTGATCAAAATAGCTGGGAATTTGGTGATGAACCGGGGTGCATTCCCGATACAGTCAACGGTACTCAGTATCTTTGGCAACTTTATCTAAAAGCTGATCCTAACTATAGCGGTCGGGTGACAGTTCCAGTTTTATGGGATATCCAAAATGGGACAATTGTCAATAATGAATCCCGCGAAATCATTCGGATGTTTGATACAGAATTCAATGCTTTCGCTAAACAAAATATCAACTTTTATCCAGAACATTTACAAAAAGTAATTGACGAGACGATTGATAAAATTTATCAACCAATAAATAACGGTGTCTACCGGGCAGGATTTGCTACTACTCAGTCGGCTTATGATGAAGCGGTAACGGAATTATTCACCGCTCTCGACTACTGGGAAAAAGTATTAGGAAATCAACGCTATCTTTGCGGAAATCAAATTACTGAGGCGGACTGGTGTATGTTCACTACTCTGTTTCGTTTCGATGTAGTTTATTATGTGCATTTCAAATGCAACTTACGCAGGATTGTAGATTATCCGAATCTGTGGAATTATCTCAAAGAACTTTACCAACAGCCGGGAGTCAAAGAGACTTGCAATCTTGACCACATCAAACGGCATTATTACAGAAGCCATCCCCAAGTTAACCCAACTCGCATCGTCCCAAAAGGGCCACTGATTGATTTTGATGCACCCCATAACCGGGATAAAATATTTACTTGA
- the rph gene encoding ribonuclease PH, whose amino-acid sequence MAWQRPDGRLPYELRPISFHPNFTRFAPGSVLARCGDTQVLCTVSVNKGVPKFLEGTGKGWLTAEYRMLPSATQKRQERELLKLSGRTQEIQRLIGRSLRAAVDFEALGEHTLIVDADVLQADAGTRTTAITGSFVALAHAISKLLQEGMLERSPLCGQVAAVSVGLLEGEPFLDLNYIEDVAATVDFNVVMNQHLGIIEVQGTAEEGSFSRTQLDQLLDVAQKGIQELLIAQREAIADWKGLFVGD is encoded by the coding sequence ATGGCTTGGCAGCGTCCTGACGGTCGTCTTCCTTACGAACTACGTCCGATCAGCTTTCACCCCAATTTCACCCGCTTTGCCCCCGGTTCTGTTCTCGCAAGATGCGGTGATACGCAAGTACTTTGTACTGTTAGCGTTAATAAGGGAGTTCCGAAGTTTCTCGAAGGAACTGGTAAAGGCTGGTTGACTGCTGAGTACCGGATGCTACCATCTGCAACCCAAAAACGCCAAGAAAGGGAATTATTGAAATTATCTGGACGGACGCAAGAAATTCAACGTCTAATTGGCCGCAGTTTACGCGCAGCAGTGGATTTTGAGGCATTGGGAGAACACACGTTGATTGTGGACGCTGATGTGTTGCAAGCAGACGCTGGAACTCGAACAACAGCCATTACAGGCTCGTTTGTGGCGTTGGCTCATGCAATTTCTAAATTATTGCAAGAGGGGATGTTGGAGCGATCGCCTCTGTGTGGACAAGTAGCAGCAGTTTCCGTAGGATTACTGGAGGGAGAGCCATTTTTGGATTTGAATTATATCGAAGATGTGGCTGCAACAGTAGATTTTAACGTGGTGATGAATCAACACCTGGGAATCATTGAAGTCCAGGGAACAGCCGAAGAAGGCAGCTTTAGCCGGACTCAGTTGGATCAACTGCTAGATGTCGCCCAAAAAGGAATTCAGGAATTGTTAATCGCCCAACGCGAAGCGATCGCTGACTGGAAAGGGTTATTTGTGGGAGATTAA
- the dcd gene encoding dCTP deaminase encodes MAQKGLISPFEPSLIRKVQKDKSVAVQPVISYGLSSYGYDIRLSSAEFRIFRHIPGTVVDPKNFNPQNLEPTALHTDANGSYFILPAHSYGLGVALEKLEVPENITVICIGKSTYARCGIIANLTPAEAAWRGHLTLEFSNSSSADCRIYANEGVVQLLFLEGEPCAISYEARRGKYQDQLEIVTLAKV; translated from the coding sequence ATGGCTCAAAAGGGTTTGATTTCGCCCTTTGAGCCAAGTTTAATCCGAAAAGTACAAAAAGATAAGTCTGTAGCGGTTCAACCTGTAATTAGCTACGGTTTGTCTTCTTATGGCTATGATATACGCCTTTCCTCGGCAGAGTTCCGCATTTTTCGCCACATTCCCGGAACTGTAGTTGATCCCAAAAACTTTAATCCCCAGAATCTGGAGCCAACTGCACTGCACACAGATGCTAATGGCAGTTACTTTATTTTACCTGCTCATAGTTATGGGCTTGGGGTTGCTCTAGAAAAACTAGAGGTTCCTGAGAATATCACTGTAATTTGTATTGGAAAATCTACGTATGCACGTTGTGGCATAATAGCAAATCTAACGCCTGCTGAGGCTGCATGGCGAGGTCATCTTACCTTAGAGTTTTCCAATTCTTCCAGCGCTGACTGTCGCATTTACGCGAATGAAGGTGTAGTGCAATTGCTATTTTTAGAAGGTGAACCATGCGCTATCAGTTACGAAGCCCGTCGAGGTAAATATCAGGATCAACTAGAGATTGTAACTCTAGCTAAAGTCTAA
- a CDS encoding DUF167 domain-containing protein, with protein sequence MQKKVKVKPNSKQQKIEEQPDGSLTVYLKSPPVDGKANEELIKLLAKKFDVAKSDIRIKSGLSARQKLIEIDTDY encoded by the coding sequence ATGCAAAAAAAAGTCAAAGTTAAACCTAATTCAAAACAGCAAAAAATTGAAGAACAACCTGATGGCAGTTTAACTGTGTATTTAAAATCGCCCCCAGTCGATGGTAAGGCTAATGAAGAGTTAATTAAACTATTAGCAAAGAAATTTGATGTAGCCAAATCTGATATCAGAATAAAATCAGGTTTGTCCGCTCGGCAAAAGCTGATAGAAATTGATACAGACTACTAG
- a CDS encoding glutathione S-transferase family protein produces MELLCLYDFLPSGNGYKIRLLLTQLGMPFERVELNILKGETRTPEFLSKNPNGKIPLIEIESGKYLAESNAILVYLSEGTEFLPYDRFLRAQVLQWLCFEQYSHEPFIATSRFWISILGKAEEYSEAIKQKREPGYAALSLMEKHLTSHSFFVGERYTIADIALFAYTHVADEGGFDLTQFPAIQNWIERVKAQPRYISITQA; encoded by the coding sequence ATGGAACTACTGTGTCTGTACGATTTTTTACCTTCTGGTAATGGTTATAAGATACGTCTTTTATTAACACAACTAGGTATGCCTTTTGAGAGGGTAGAGCTTAACATTTTGAAAGGCGAGACTCGAACACCAGAATTTTTAAGTAAAAATCCAAATGGAAAGATACCTCTTATTGAAATCGAGTCAGGGAAATACTTGGCAGAATCAAATGCCATATTGGTATATTTAAGTGAAGGTACAGAATTTTTACCCTATGACCGCTTTTTACGAGCGCAGGTGCTGCAATGGTTATGTTTTGAACAGTATAGCCATGAACCTTTTATTGCTACATCAAGATTTTGGATTTCTATTTTAGGTAAAGCTGAAGAATATAGTGAAGCTATAAAGCAAAAACGTGAACCAGGTTATGCAGCACTTAGCCTGATGGAAAAACACTTAACTTCTCACAGCTTTTTTGTAGGAGAGCGTTACACAATTGCTGATATCGCCTTGTTCGCGTACACTCATGTAGCTGATGAAGGTGGGTTCGATTTAACACAATTTCCTGCTATCCAAAATTGGATAGAAAGAGTCAAAGCTCAACCAAGGTATATCAGTATTACACAAGCATAA